One window from the genome of Hippoglossus hippoglossus isolate fHipHip1 chromosome 10, fHipHip1.pri, whole genome shotgun sequence encodes:
- the slc49a3 gene encoding solute carrier family 49 member A3 isoform X2, with the protein MEDNGGDTNGGEASSSSSSSSSCDVPREPNVELRKLLFFKVYKRRWFVLLILCLLNCSNAMTWLTFAPVADQSAHYLNVTLEDVNWLSLVYMVVAIPLSFGTTWMLDTLGLRITLILGSWLNMFGALVRFLATDIEKSSVDLYPVVMVGQTIGAIAQPLIIFTPTKLAALWFPDHQRATANMIASMSNPLGILLANIISPLMVQKSAEIPRLLLAYAIPACFICFLATVGIRSSTPPTPPSASAESSGSEPFLQGIKLLLKNRSYLILLVCFGSGIAVFTCFSTLLEQILCVQGYTNNFAGLCGALFIVFGIVGAGVLGLYVDKTKKFIEATKINMSFTALACIVFSVVSLMRQQKVAVAVVCSLFGFFGFSIYPVAMELSVECSYPVGEATSAGLVFVSGQVQSVLYIVLLQALTKRLADSPLSTCGDAVLSWKVPMLVMAGLCSLFSCCFVILFHTRYRRLEAEMEATYGTKRTSDPAQCAVTSEHAQSAVKSEHAQSEATSDPEICKLK; encoded by the exons ATGGAAGATAATGGCGGGGACACGAATGGCGGTGaagcctcctcttcttcttcctcttcttcctcctgtgatGTTCCCAGGGAGCCGAACGTGGAGCtgaggaagctgctgtttttcaaagtgtacAAGAGGCGGTGGTTCGTGCTGCTGATCCTGTGTCTGCTGAACTGCTCCAACGCCATG ACATGGCTGACCTTTGCACCAGTAGCAGACCAGTCGGCCCATTACCTGAACGTCACTCTGGAGGATGTCAACTGGTTGTCGCTGGTCTACATGGTGGTGGCCATACCGCTCAGCTTCGGCACCACGTGGATGCTGGACACGCTCGGGCTGCGGATCACG TTGATCCTGGGCTCCTGGCTGAACATGTTCGGAGCCCTGGTGCGCTTCCTCGCCACGGACATAGAAAAAAGCTCTGTTGACCTGTACCCCGTCGTGATGGTGGGTCAGACCATCGGTGCCATCGCTCAGCCCCTCATCATCTTCACCCCCACCAAGCTGGCAGCCCTCTGGTTCCCTGACCACCAGCGGGCCACAGCCAACATGATCGCCTCCATGT CCAATCCGCTGGGCATCCTCCTCGCTAACATCATCTCTCCTCTGATGGTTCAGAAATCTGCTGAAATCCCAAGGCTG ctgcttgCCTATGCAATCCCGGCCTGCTTCATCTGTTTCCTAGCAACAGTAGGGATACGGAGCAGCACCCCCCCCACGCCACCGTCAGCCAGTGCCGAGTCCTCCGGCTCGGAACCATTTTTGCAGGGCATCAAACTG CTACTGAAGAACAGATCCTACCTCATCCTGCTGGTGTGCTTCGGCTCGGGCATCGCCGTGTTCACCTGCTTCTCCACGCTGCTGGAGCAGATCCTGTGTGTGCAGGGATACACCAAC AACTTCGCCGGCCTGTGCGGCGCCCTCTTCATCGTGTTCGGCATCGTCGGCGCCGGCGTTCTGGGACTCTATGTCGACAAGACCAAGAAGTTCATCGAAGCCACAAAGATCAACATGAGCTTCACTGCTCTGGCGTGCATCGTCTTCTCAGTG gtGTCTCTGATGCGGCAGCAGAAAGTCGCCGTGGCCGTCGTCTGTTCCCTCTTTGGCTTTTTCGGTTTCTCCATTTACCCGGTTGCCATGGAGCTCTCTGTGGAGTGTTCGTATCCGGTCGGCGAAGCCACGTCGGCCGGGCTCGTCTTCGTATCGGG ACAGGTTCAGTCTGTTCTCTACATCGTGCTCCTCCAGGCGCTGACCAAGCGGCTCGCTGACTCTCCTCTGTCGACCTGCGGGGACGCGGTGTTGAGCTGGAAAG TGCCGATGCTGGTGATGGCCGGACTGTGCAGTttgttcagctgctgcttcgTCATCCTCTTCCACACGAGATACAGACGACTGGAGGCTGAAATGGAAGCGACGTACGGCACCAAACGAACCAGTGACCCCGCCCAGTGTGCAGTTACCAGTGAACACGCCCAGAGTGCAGTGAAGAGTGAACACGCCCAGAGTGAGGCGACCAGTGACCCCGAAATCTGTAAACTGAAGTAA
- the slc49a3 gene encoding solute carrier family 49 member A3 isoform X1, giving the protein MEDNGGDTNGGEASSSSSSSSSCDVPREPNVELRKLLFFKVYKRRWFVLLILCLLNCSNAMTWLTFAPVADQSAHYLNVTLEDVNWLSLVYMVVAIPLSFGTTWMLDTLGLRITLILGSWLNMFGALVRFLATDIEKSSVDLYPVVMVGQTIGAIAQPLIIFTPTKLAALWFPDHQRATANMIASMSNPLGILLANIISPLMVQKSAEIPRLLLAYAIPACFICFLATVGIRSSTPPTPPSASAESSGSEPFLQGIKLVMKNRSYLILLVCFGSGIAVFTCFSTLLEQILCVQGYTNNFAGLCGALFIVFGIVGAGVLGLYVDKTKKFIEATKINMSFTALACIVFSVVSLMRQQKVAVAVVCSLFGFFGFSIYPVAMELSVECSYPVGEATSAGLVFVSGQVQSVLYIVLLQALTKRLADSPLSTCGDAVLSWKVPMLVMAGLCSLFSCCFVILFHTRYRRLEAEMEATYGTKRTSDPAQCAVTSEHAQSAVKSEHAQSEATSDPEICKLK; this is encoded by the exons ATGGAAGATAATGGCGGGGACACGAATGGCGGTGaagcctcctcttcttcttcctcttcttcctcctgtgatGTTCCCAGGGAGCCGAACGTGGAGCtgaggaagctgctgtttttcaaagtgtacAAGAGGCGGTGGTTCGTGCTGCTGATCCTGTGTCTGCTGAACTGCTCCAACGCCATG ACATGGCTGACCTTTGCACCAGTAGCAGACCAGTCGGCCCATTACCTGAACGTCACTCTGGAGGATGTCAACTGGTTGTCGCTGGTCTACATGGTGGTGGCCATACCGCTCAGCTTCGGCACCACGTGGATGCTGGACACGCTCGGGCTGCGGATCACG TTGATCCTGGGCTCCTGGCTGAACATGTTCGGAGCCCTGGTGCGCTTCCTCGCCACGGACATAGAAAAAAGCTCTGTTGACCTGTACCCCGTCGTGATGGTGGGTCAGACCATCGGTGCCATCGCTCAGCCCCTCATCATCTTCACCCCCACCAAGCTGGCAGCCCTCTGGTTCCCTGACCACCAGCGGGCCACAGCCAACATGATCGCCTCCATGT CCAATCCGCTGGGCATCCTCCTCGCTAACATCATCTCTCCTCTGATGGTTCAGAAATCTGCTGAAATCCCAAGGCTG ctgcttgCCTATGCAATCCCGGCCTGCTTCATCTGTTTCCTAGCAACAGTAGGGATACGGAGCAGCACCCCCCCCACGCCACCGTCAGCCAGTGCCGAGTCCTCCGGCTCGGAACCATTTTTGCAGGGCATCAAACTGGTGA TGAAGAACAGATCCTACCTCATCCTGCTGGTGTGCTTCGGCTCGGGCATCGCCGTGTTCACCTGCTTCTCCACGCTGCTGGAGCAGATCCTGTGTGTGCAGGGATACACCAAC AACTTCGCCGGCCTGTGCGGCGCCCTCTTCATCGTGTTCGGCATCGTCGGCGCCGGCGTTCTGGGACTCTATGTCGACAAGACCAAGAAGTTCATCGAAGCCACAAAGATCAACATGAGCTTCACTGCTCTGGCGTGCATCGTCTTCTCAGTG gtGTCTCTGATGCGGCAGCAGAAAGTCGCCGTGGCCGTCGTCTGTTCCCTCTTTGGCTTTTTCGGTTTCTCCATTTACCCGGTTGCCATGGAGCTCTCTGTGGAGTGTTCGTATCCGGTCGGCGAAGCCACGTCGGCCGGGCTCGTCTTCGTATCGGG ACAGGTTCAGTCTGTTCTCTACATCGTGCTCCTCCAGGCGCTGACCAAGCGGCTCGCTGACTCTCCTCTGTCGACCTGCGGGGACGCGGTGTTGAGCTGGAAAG TGCCGATGCTGGTGATGGCCGGACTGTGCAGTttgttcagctgctgcttcgTCATCCTCTTCCACACGAGATACAGACGACTGGAGGCTGAAATGGAAGCGACGTACGGCACCAAACGAACCAGTGACCCCGCCCAGTGTGCAGTTACCAGTGAACACGCCCAGAGTGCAGTGAAGAGTGAACACGCCCAGAGTGAGGCGACCAGTGACCCCGAAATCTGTAAACTGAAGTAA